AATGCGTGCGCGGAATCCCACGGTCGATCATTTCGATCCCTACCAGCTTGCGTGGGGCACCGTTTTCTTTTTGTGCCTTCAGCACGTCTTGACCGATGAACGGCACTTCTTTGTCTACCTTGACAGCAAAGCCAATGCCCGCTTCGATCGGAGTGATGTCTTTGCTAAGCTCTTGTCCGTACAGTGGCAGCTTGGATTCAAAACGAAGCGTATCGCGTGCACCGAGACCGCACGGCAAAAGACCTTCTTCTTTTCCGGCATCCAGTAAGATGTCCCACAGCTCTGCTGCACGATCGGCATCCAAATAAATCTCGAAGCCATCTTCGCCAGTATAGCCAGTGCGGGAGACCAATGCCGGAATACCGCTCACTTGCACCTCACGCTCAAAACGGAAAAAGCCGATTTGAGACAAGTCTGTAATCGTCAGCTTTTGCAAAATGGATTCAGCCAAAGGACCTTGAATCGCGATTTGTGCTGTTTGTGGCGAAATATTCTCAATCGTTACGCCTGGAATCAGATGTTCTTCTAGCCACGCATAGTCTTTGTCGATATTCCCCGCGTTGATGACGAGCAAGTAATGATCATCTGCATACTTGTAAACAAGCAGATCGTCTACCGTACCCCCATCTGGGTAGCAAAGCACACTGTACTGCGCCTGTCCGACTGCCAGCTTGGACACGTCATTCGTAGTCACACGCTGGAGATAAGAAAGAGCATTTTCCCCTTTTACGTCCACTTCTCCCATATGGGAAACATCAAATAGACCAGCTTTTGTCCGAACAGCTTCATGCTCTTGACCAATGCTTGTAAACTGCACCGGCAGATCCCAACCACCGAAGTCGATGGTTTTCGCGCCATACTTTGCATAAGAATCAAATAGTGGCGTACGTTTCAAATTGGACATGTGGCACCTCCTGTGAACAATAAGATCCAAAACA
This genomic stretch from Brevibacillus sp. DP1.3A harbors:
- the gcvT gene encoding glycine cleavage system aminomethyltransferase GcvT; protein product: MSNLKRTPLFDSYAKYGAKTIDFGGWDLPVQFTSIGQEHEAVRTKAGLFDVSHMGEVDVKGENALSYLQRVTTNDVSKLAVGQAQYSVLCYPDGGTVDDLLVYKYADDHYLLVINAGNIDKDYAWLEEHLIPGVTIENISPQTAQIAIQGPLAESILQKLTITDLSQIGFFRFEREVQVSGIPALVSRTGYTGEDGFEIYLDADRAAELWDILLDAGKEEGLLPCGLGARDTLRFESKLPLYGQELSKDITPIEAGIGFAVKVDKEVPFIGQDVLKAQKENGAPRKLVGIEMIDRGIPRTHYPVYVGEELIGEVTTGTQSPTLKKNVGLALVKTEHTALGTQVEVEIRGKRLKAEVVAAPFYKRPKN